The following are encoded in a window of Nocardioides houyundeii genomic DNA:
- a CDS encoding acyl-CoA dehydrogenase translates to MAGLALTEPDVGSDLRAITTTMVVDGDELVVNGRKSFITNGGAADFYCTLVREEDGWSMVLVPASTPGLSIEKGADLMAPHILGELTFDDVRVPADHRLGVPGKAFSLMLQTLAVFRVTVAGSAVGLAQAALDEAKNHAMTREQFGKPLIELGAVSQKLAQSWTDVEAARAFVYRAAALAKSDPLAHLDYSSMAKVHATESAAAVVDRSVQTMGRFGLVRGSKIERLYRNARPLRVYEGATEVLLDSLARRLAKGAR, encoded by the coding sequence TCGTCGACGGGGACGAGCTGGTCGTCAACGGGCGCAAGTCCTTCATCACCAACGGCGGCGCGGCGGACTTCTACTGCACGCTGGTGCGTGAGGAGGACGGCTGGTCGATGGTGCTGGTCCCGGCGAGCACGCCGGGGCTGAGCATCGAGAAGGGTGCCGACCTGATGGCGCCCCACATCCTCGGCGAGCTCACCTTCGACGACGTCCGGGTGCCCGCCGACCACCGGCTCGGGGTTCCCGGCAAGGCGTTCTCGCTGATGCTGCAGACCCTGGCGGTCTTCCGGGTGACCGTGGCCGGCTCCGCCGTGGGCCTGGCCCAGGCGGCGCTGGACGAGGCCAAGAACCACGCCATGACGCGCGAGCAGTTCGGCAAGCCGCTCATCGAGCTGGGTGCGGTCTCGCAGAAGCTGGCCCAGTCCTGGACCGACGTCGAGGCAGCCCGGGCGTTCGTGTACCGCGCGGCGGCCCTGGCCAAGAGCGACCCGCTGGCGCACCTGGACTACTCCTCGATGGCCAAGGTGCACGCCACCGAGTCGGCCGCCGCGGTGGTGGACCGGTCGGTCCAGACGATGGGGCGCTTCGGCCTCGTCCGCGGCTCCAAGATCGAGCGCCTCTACCGCAACGCCCGGCCGCTGCGGGTCTACGAGGGTGCCACCGAGGTGCTGCTCGACTCGCTCGCCCGCCGCCTCGCGAAGGGCGCCCGCTGA
- a CDS encoding SDR family NAD(P)-dependent oxidoreductase, with translation MDLQLENTVVLVTGASRGLGAEMAIKLAEEGAYVVAAARSVASLAEVAERGHGRISIVEADMTDEESVAGLVDEVIERHGRIDGLINNAGIAPAGKFVDQDPQIWKDALTVNVLAPMMLAQAAGRQMIAQGGGRIVNVASTTGVRGKPYLVGYSTSKGAVVRFTEALAAEWGSKNVQVNCIAPGAFRTEAQKAVTESEDLLARRVAKIPAGRMADPSELVPLACLLVSPVSPFTTGAIFVVDGGESGKL, from the coding sequence ATGGACCTGCAGCTGGAGAACACAGTCGTCCTGGTGACCGGCGCCAGCCGCGGCCTCGGTGCCGAGATGGCGATCAAGCTCGCCGAGGAGGGCGCCTACGTGGTGGCCGCCGCCCGGAGCGTGGCCAGCCTGGCCGAGGTCGCCGAGCGCGGTCACGGGCGGATCAGCATCGTGGAGGCGGACATGACCGACGAGGAGTCCGTCGCCGGGCTCGTCGACGAGGTCATCGAGCGGCACGGGCGGATCGACGGCCTGATCAACAACGCCGGCATCGCGCCGGCAGGCAAGTTCGTGGACCAGGACCCGCAGATCTGGAAGGACGCCCTGACCGTCAACGTGCTGGCGCCGATGATGCTGGCCCAGGCGGCCGGCCGCCAGATGATCGCCCAGGGTGGCGGTCGGATCGTCAACGTCGCCTCCACCACGGGCGTGCGCGGCAAGCCCTACCTGGTCGGCTACTCCACCTCCAAGGGCGCCGTGGTGCGGTTCACCGAGGCGCTGGCCGCCGAGTGGGGCTCCAAGAACGTGCAGGTCAACTGCATCGCCCCGGGTGCGTTCCGGACCGAGGCGCAGAAGGCGGTCACCGAGTCCGAGGACCTGCTGGCCCGTCGCGTGGCCAAGATCCCCGCGGGCCGGATGGCCGACCCGTCCGAGCTGGTGCCGCTGGCGTGCCTGCTCGTGTCCCCCGTGTCCCCCTTCACCACCGGTGCGATCTTCGTGGTCGACGGTGGCGAGTCCGGAAAGCTGTGA
- a CDS encoding amidohydrolase family protein, translated as MNDVIIDAHTHIWPDKIAAIALGGNRVEGLEARGDGTVSGLTNDMAASGVQISCCLAIANEARHVDSVNRFVAGLADETHVPFGTVHVDLSVEENLASLQRHGVRAVKIHPLFQKFGLDDPRLWEIFEAFGSDYAVITHVGEGGDEFTNSLSNPRMIRDLTRQFPDLRLMACHFGGYKILDDAEEMLAGTDVVLETSWPPSLATLRPERVRDLIRKHGAERIVFGSDWPMTSPAEEIRAIEALGLTDDETKLVLGGTLASVLGDRLPS; from the coding sequence GTGAACGACGTGATCATCGACGCCCACACCCACATCTGGCCCGACAAGATCGCCGCGATCGCCCTGGGCGGCAACCGCGTCGAGGGCCTCGAGGCCCGGGGTGACGGCACCGTCAGCGGCCTCACCAACGACATGGCCGCCAGCGGGGTGCAGATCAGCTGCTGCCTGGCGATCGCCAACGAGGCGCGCCACGTCGACTCGGTCAACCGCTTCGTGGCGGGGCTGGCGGACGAGACGCACGTGCCCTTCGGCACCGTGCACGTGGACCTGTCGGTGGAGGAGAACCTCGCCAGCCTGCAGCGGCACGGGGTGCGGGCGGTCAAGATCCACCCGCTCTTCCAGAAGTTCGGCCTCGACGACCCCCGGCTGTGGGAGATCTTCGAGGCCTTCGGCAGCGACTACGCCGTGATCACCCACGTCGGCGAGGGCGGTGACGAGTTCACCAACAGCCTGTCCAACCCGCGGATGATCCGTGACCTCACCCGGCAGTTCCCCGACCTGAGGCTGATGGCCTGCCACTTCGGCGGCTACAAGATCCTCGACGACGCCGAGGAGATGCTGGCCGGCACCGACGTGGTGCTGGAGACCTCCTGGCCGCCCAGCCTGGCCACCCTGCGCCCCGAGCGGGTCCGCGACCTGATCCGCAAGCACGGCGCCGAGCGCATCGTGTTCGGCTCCGACTGGCCGATGACCAGCCCGGCGGAGGAGATCCGCGCGATCGAGGCGCTGGGACTCACCGACGACGAGACCAAGCTGGTGCTCGGCGGGACCCTGGCCAGCGTGCTGGGCGACCGGCTGCCCTCCTAG
- a CDS encoding FadR/GntR family transcriptional regulator: MKTAMLVAQRIVADINERGNVVGDRLPPERVMLEKYDVGRGTLRESLRFLELQGVITLKPGPGGGPVVQQPDAGCLATSLTLLLQFANAPFRTIAEARLGLEPMMSRLAAERMDEANLAALRASVDNMQENLKNQSIFLEENKRFHDLIARGSGNAMFGYLVDALLGILDGSAIGIDYPEVRRTAVHKAHLQICEMIESRDPNAAAASMQDHIQEYLRYAEKKFPAVLDEPIVWGVI, from the coding sequence ATGAAGACCGCCATGCTGGTGGCGCAACGGATCGTGGCCGACATCAACGAGCGCGGCAACGTGGTCGGCGACCGGCTGCCGCCCGAGCGCGTGATGCTCGAGAAGTACGACGTGGGGCGCGGCACGCTGCGCGAGTCGCTGCGCTTCCTCGAGCTCCAGGGCGTCATCACCCTCAAGCCCGGCCCCGGTGGCGGTCCCGTGGTCCAGCAGCCGGATGCCGGCTGCCTGGCCACCTCGCTCACCCTGCTGCTGCAGTTCGCCAACGCGCCGTTCCGCACCATCGCCGAGGCCCGCCTCGGGCTGGAGCCGATGATGTCCCGGCTCGCCGCGGAGCGGATGGACGAGGCGAACCTGGCCGCCCTGCGGGCCAGCGTGGACAACATGCAGGAGAACCTGAAGAACCAGTCGATCTTCCTGGAGGAGAACAAGCGCTTCCACGACCTGATCGCGCGCGGCTCCGGCAACGCGATGTTCGGCTATCTGGTCGACGCCCTGCTCGGCATCCTCGACGGGTCGGCGATCGGCATCGACTACCCCGAGGTGCGTCGTACCGCGGTGCACAAGGCGCACCTGCAGATCTGCGAGATGATCGAGTCCCGCGACCCCAACGCCGCTGCGGCGTCCATGCAGGACCACATCCAGGAGTACCTGCGCTACGCGGAGAAGAAGTTCCCCGCCGTGCTTGACGAGCCCATCGTGTGGGGCGTCATCTGA
- a CDS encoding CaiB/BaiF CoA transferase family protein yields the protein MPNPQSQAPLTGVRVVELGSMYAAPTAGRMLRDFGADVIKIEDPVHGDFARQWQPAHEGLAIGFSRLNSGKRSVGLDMRQQEGRTVARQLISKADVVIENFRPGRMEAWGLGYAELATDNPKIVMTRVSGFGQTGPYSERPGFGTVAETASGYAFLNGWPDTPPTAPPFGFADSIAGISAAFGTSMALFRREMTGQGSEVDVALYEPLMFILGDAVLNYTSTGTIMQRHGNASGAASPRGIYQAADGTWLSIAASNQSIALRLFEAMGRPELKDDERFATNTARMANNDAMQQIVIDWVGSHPRSQALEILDKYEVVAAAVNDSKDVTEDPHFSERTLVELANTVLGPALMPGPILHMKDYAGPTYDGVPSVGQHTREILVDELGLTSEDVDALASNGVVNAS from the coding sequence ATGCCCAACCCCCAGTCCCAGGCACCACTGACCGGCGTCCGCGTCGTCGAGCTGGGCTCCATGTACGCCGCCCCGACCGCGGGCCGGATGCTCCGGGACTTCGGTGCCGACGTGATCAAGATCGAGGACCCGGTCCACGGTGACTTCGCCCGTCAGTGGCAGCCGGCGCACGAGGGGCTGGCCATCGGCTTCTCCCGCCTGAACTCGGGCAAGCGCTCGGTCGGCCTCGACATGCGCCAGCAGGAGGGCCGCACCGTCGCCCGCCAGCTCATCAGCAAGGCCGACGTGGTCATCGAGAACTTCCGTCCCGGACGGATGGAGGCCTGGGGCCTCGGCTACGCCGAGCTCGCGACCGACAACCCCAAGATCGTGATGACCCGGGTCAGCGGCTTCGGCCAGACCGGCCCCTACAGCGAGCGACCGGGCTTCGGCACCGTGGCCGAGACCGCGAGCGGGTACGCCTTCCTCAACGGCTGGCCGGACACCCCGCCCACCGCCCCGCCGTTCGGGTTCGCCGACTCCATCGCCGGCATCTCCGCGGCCTTCGGGACCTCGATGGCGCTGTTCCGCCGCGAGATGACCGGCCAGGGCTCCGAGGTCGACGTGGCGCTGTACGAGCCGCTGATGTTCATCCTCGGCGACGCGGTGCTGAACTACACCTCGACCGGCACGATCATGCAGCGGCACGGCAACGCCTCCGGCGCGGCCTCCCCGCGCGGGATCTACCAGGCCGCCGACGGGACCTGGCTCTCCATCGCAGCCTCCAACCAGTCGATCGCCCTGCGCCTGTTCGAGGCGATGGGACGTCCCGAGCTCAAGGACGACGAGCGGTTCGCCACCAACACCGCCCGGATGGCCAACAACGACGCGATGCAGCAGATCGTCATCGACTGGGTCGGCTCGCACCCGCGGTCCCAGGCCCTGGAGATCCTCGACAAGTACGAGGTCGTGGCGGCCGCCGTCAACGACTCCAAGGACGTGACCGAGGACCCGCACTTCAGCGAGCGCACCCTGGTGGAGCTGGCCAACACCGTCCTCGGGCCGGCGCTGATGCCCGGGCCGATCCTGCACATGAAGGACTACGCCGGTCCGACGTACGACGGCGTGCCCAGCGTGGGCCAGCACACGCGCGAGATCCTGGTCGACGAGCTCGGCCTGACCTCCGAGGACGTGGACGCCCTGGCCTCGAACGGCGTCGTGAACGCCTCCTGA
- a CDS encoding FAD-dependent oxidoreductase — MTTAATTTGFPHLFSPIQVGTMRLRNRVVLPPHASAIGNIFGSDEDAARNIAYFEQRVRDEGVAWVASLSSHVANHLIPGFEPTGLGATTDGVFRLPFFVERIQQFSDALHAHGAFVSVQMVHQGGMPHGASPTMSAPTINLMPHVMDSDDIDAFVAEYAESARLSMAGRADGIELHLNHDDLHEWFLSPLTNLRTDAYGGSLENRCRFAVETMRAIREVVGDTMTLGIRLNIREEVPGGYGVSGGVELAQYFESTGLIDYVHGVVGSPWGNPSYIQPTYFDPAQFAALSGELKRGISLPVVHTGRINSPAVAEQVLAAGSADVVGMARAHIADGELLAKARQGRLADIRPCVGGNECISRRYVENLPFGCAVNPQTSHEVEGPWPTASQSRRLLVVGGGPAGMELAALAREGRLSVELWEADTELGGQLRYAPMAPRHEMYGEYLTWQARRLAQLGVEVSLGRRATADDVRSAGADVVAIATGAGPRTPDIAGVDAAHVLDIRDVLAGRAKPGRRVAVVAQDDHVAPLSVADHLASAGHQVTVFYATAQPAPLLGRYIVGGILGRLDANDVGFVCNQQVTAIDATSLQTRNVYSLKPRTHGEFDSVVLACGSVSDSSLYDELRLDLPEVHVLGDAYAPRRLVFATRQAHALAEQLVATL, encoded by the coding sequence ATGACCACTGCGGCCACGACCACCGGCTTCCCCCACCTCTTCTCCCCGATCCAGGTCGGCACGATGCGGCTGCGCAACCGGGTCGTGCTGCCGCCGCACGCGTCGGCCATCGGCAACATCTTCGGCAGCGACGAGGACGCGGCGCGCAACATCGCCTACTTCGAGCAGCGGGTGCGCGACGAGGGGGTGGCCTGGGTGGCCAGCCTCTCCTCGCACGTGGCGAACCACCTGATCCCCGGCTTCGAGCCGACCGGGCTGGGAGCCACCACGGACGGGGTCTTCCGGCTGCCGTTCTTCGTCGAGCGCATCCAGCAGTTCAGCGACGCCCTGCACGCCCACGGTGCGTTCGTGTCGGTGCAGATGGTGCACCAGGGCGGGATGCCGCACGGGGCCTCGCCGACGATGAGCGCTCCCACGATCAACCTGATGCCGCACGTGATGGACTCCGACGACATCGACGCCTTCGTCGCGGAGTACGCCGAGTCCGCGCGCCTGTCCATGGCGGGCCGCGCCGACGGGATCGAGCTCCACCTCAACCACGACGACCTGCACGAGTGGTTCCTCTCCCCGCTCACCAACCTGCGCACCGACGCCTACGGCGGGTCGCTGGAGAACCGCTGCCGGTTCGCCGTGGAGACCATGCGGGCGATCCGCGAGGTCGTCGGCGACACCATGACGCTGGGCATCCGGCTCAACATCCGCGAGGAGGTGCCCGGCGGCTACGGCGTCAGCGGTGGCGTCGAGCTCGCGCAGTACTTCGAGTCGACCGGCCTGATCGACTACGTGCACGGCGTCGTGGGCAGCCCCTGGGGCAACCCCAGCTACATCCAGCCGACGTACTTCGACCCGGCCCAGTTCGCGGCCCTGTCCGGAGAGCTCAAGCGAGGCATCTCGCTGCCGGTGGTGCACACCGGCCGCATCAACTCCCCCGCGGTCGCCGAGCAGGTGCTGGCCGCCGGCAGCGCCGACGTGGTCGGCATGGCCCGCGCCCACATCGCCGACGGCGAGCTGCTGGCCAAGGCACGACAGGGCCGGCTCGCCGACATCCGTCCCTGCGTCGGCGGCAACGAGTGCATCAGCCGCCGCTACGTGGAGAACCTGCCGTTCGGCTGTGCGGTCAACCCGCAGACCAGCCACGAGGTCGAGGGCCCGTGGCCGACGGCCAGCCAGTCACGGCGGCTGCTCGTGGTGGGCGGGGGTCCCGCCGGCATGGAGCTGGCGGCCCTGGCCCGGGAGGGCCGCCTGTCGGTCGAGCTGTGGGAGGCCGACACCGAGCTGGGCGGCCAGCTCCGCTACGCCCCGATGGCGCCGCGCCACGAGATGTACGGCGAGTACCTCACCTGGCAGGCGCGCCGTCTGGCCCAGCTGGGCGTGGAGGTCAGCCTGGGCCGCCGGGCCACGGCCGACGACGTGCGCAGCGCCGGGGCGGACGTCGTGGCCATCGCCACCGGGGCCGGTCCGCGGACCCCGGACATCGCCGGCGTCGACGCCGCGCACGTGCTCGACATCCGCGACGTGCTCGCCGGCCGCGCGAAGCCCGGGCGTCGGGTGGCGGTGGTGGCCCAGGACGACCACGTCGCTCCCCTGTCGGTCGCCGACCACCTCGCCTCCGCGGGACACCAGGTCACGGTCTTCTACGCCACCGCGCAGCCGGCGCCGCTGCTCGGGCGCTACATCGTGGGCGGCATCCTGGGGCGGCTGGACGCCAACGACGTCGGGTTCGTGTGCAACCAGCAGGTCACCGCCATCGACGCCACCTCGTTGCAGACCCGCAACGTCTACTCCCTCAAGCCGCGCACCCACGGCGAGTTCGACTCCGTGGTGCTGGCCTGCGGGAGCGTCTCGGACTCCTCGCTGTACGACGAGCTGCGTCTCGACCTGCCCGAGGTGCACGTCCTGGGTGACGCCTACGCGCCGCGTCGACTGGTGTTCGCCACCCGCCAGGCGCACGCGCTGGCCGAGCAGCTGGTCGCCACCTTGTGA
- a CDS encoding PaaI family thioesterase, with translation MSLRQSEVIAPCPSDPASQRAVAAARRVVETLVRHTFSSGSELASAAATLEQLADRLELSSPSAQAVVDGLERRERYSRHDPVSGAHNPFAPPVEVVGRSDGSVAGSVRFGLPHQGPPGLVHGGVLAMVLDHVLALANSWAGTIGMTGGLELRYLRPTPLFADLQVTARQERLEGRKILTSGEITLDGEPCVTASGLFVAFPAPTPAPTGR, from the coding sequence ATGAGCCTGCGGCAGTCAGAGGTGATCGCTCCGTGCCCCAGCGACCCCGCGTCCCAGCGGGCGGTCGCCGCAGCCCGCCGGGTCGTGGAGACGCTGGTCCGGCACACCTTCTCCTCGGGGTCCGAGCTGGCGTCCGCGGCCGCGACGCTGGAGCAGCTGGCCGACCGGCTGGAGCTGTCCTCACCCAGCGCCCAGGCGGTCGTGGACGGGCTGGAGCGCCGCGAGAGGTACAGCCGACACGACCCGGTGTCCGGCGCCCACAACCCCTTTGCCCCACCGGTGGAGGTCGTGGGACGCAGTGACGGCTCGGTGGCGGGCAGCGTGCGGTTCGGCCTGCCCCACCAGGGTCCGCCGGGGCTGGTGCACGGCGGGGTGCTCGCCATGGTGCTGGACCACGTGCTGGCACTGGCCAACTCGTGGGCCGGAACCATCGGGATGACCGGAGGGCTCGAGCTGCGCTACCTGCGACCCACCCCGCTCTTCGCCGACCTGCAGGTGACCGCACGGCAGGAGCGCCTGGAGGGACGCAAGATCCTCACCTCGGGCGAGATCACCCTCGACGGCGAGCCCTGCGTGACGGCGAGCGGCCTGTTCGTCGCCTTCCCCGCCCCGACCCCCGCCCCGACGGGGCGCTGA
- a CDS encoding MFS transporter has protein sequence MDDSRRVATLVGVLFGIASMGSSSAAIALAPMAQDLGIEVSTAVWTISLYVLMLGVTTALYGRISDLVGVRVPLAAGVGMMTAGAMLAALAPGYELHLVGRLVQGAGAAAVPTLGVVVLTARYDGPVRSLALGRLAGMAAVVGGLGPLGGGLVEATLGWRGVMAVPMLGLLVLPWIWHALDSEGVRGRLDVVGACLVALAAAGLVLLVQSPSTDVVFAVAGCALLATGVPAVVLWVRREPGGFLPLVVVRNATLVRSAVAAAALPAGWFALLVAAPAVLVLEGWEPWQVGLLLVPGALTGFFTPRLSGRLIERLGASASLAVASVGGSLSLVLAAVGVWQLWPPLLTLSIMLNTACFSLGQPALLRAVGDSADADVRGVALGVAMLLFLTGGSVGSAVVGGLNGVVGYAVSLLVLAALPLLAAAGLQPDVRAHRRGPGR, from the coding sequence GTGGACGACTCCAGGCGCGTCGCCACCCTGGTCGGTGTCCTCTTCGGCATCGCCAGCATGGGCTCGTCCTCCGCGGCCATCGCGCTCGCCCCGATGGCCCAGGACCTCGGCATCGAGGTCTCGACGGCGGTGTGGACCATCAGCCTCTACGTCCTGATGCTGGGGGTGACCACGGCGCTGTACGGCCGGATCTCCGACCTGGTCGGCGTGCGGGTCCCGCTGGCGGCCGGGGTGGGCATGATGACCGCGGGGGCGATGCTGGCCGCGCTGGCGCCGGGCTACGAGCTCCACCTGGTGGGCCGACTGGTGCAGGGTGCGGGAGCAGCCGCGGTGCCCACGCTCGGTGTCGTGGTGCTGACGGCCCGGTACGACGGCCCGGTCCGCAGCCTCGCCCTCGGACGACTGGCGGGCATGGCGGCGGTCGTCGGCGGGCTCGGGCCGCTGGGGGGCGGACTCGTGGAGGCGACGCTGGGCTGGCGCGGGGTGATGGCCGTCCCCATGCTGGGCCTGCTGGTGCTGCCATGGATCTGGCACGCGCTGGACTCCGAGGGAGTCAGGGGCCGGCTCGACGTGGTGGGCGCCTGCCTCGTGGCCCTCGCGGCCGCCGGGCTGGTGCTGCTGGTCCAGTCGCCGTCCACCGACGTCGTCTTCGCCGTCGCGGGCTGCGCGCTGCTGGCGACGGGGGTGCCGGCGGTGGTGCTGTGGGTCAGGCGCGAGCCGGGTGGCTTCCTGCCCCTGGTCGTGGTGCGCAACGCGACGCTGGTACGCAGCGCGGTGGCGGCCGCGGCCCTGCCGGCGGGCTGGTTCGCGCTGCTGGTCGCTGCTCCGGCCGTGCTCGTGCTGGAGGGCTGGGAGCCGTGGCAGGTGGGCCTGCTGCTCGTGCCCGGCGCGCTCACCGGCTTCTTCACGCCCCGACTCTCCGGCCGGCTGATCGAGCGCCTGGGTGCGTCTGCGTCGCTCGCCGTCGCCAGCGTCGGGGGCTCGTTGAGCCTGGTCCTCGCAGCGGTCGGGGTGTGGCAGCTCTGGCCCCCGCTGCTCACCCTGTCGATCATGTTGAACACCGCGTGCTTCTCGCTGGGCCAGCCGGCCCTGCTGCGTGCGGTCGGGGACTCCGCGGACGCGGACGTGCGGGGGGTGGCCCTGGGGGTGGCGATGCTGCTCTTCCTCACCGGAGGCAGCGTGGGCTCCGCCGTCGTCGGCGGGCTCAACGGCGTGGTCGGCTACGCCGTCAGCCTGCTCGTGCTGGCGGCGCTGCCCCTGCTCGCCGCGGCGGGGCTCCAGCCCGACGTACGGGCGCACCGGCGCGGTCCCGGGCGCTGA
- a CDS encoding putative F420-0 ABC transporter substrate-binding protein — protein MSQAPSQFSSSAPSHVLCPRRRTSTALAALAALGLALVLAGCGGGSDDAAGKPEEGSASAVAGYPVTVRNCGTEVTFDEPPQRVVTIKSTSTELLLALGLGERIVGQAFGDGPVPEQWAEEAAGIPTISDEAPSQEVVLEHEPDLVLAGWESNLAADTAGERDQLARLGVHTYVSPAACQAPQDQPDRMTFDLLFDQFQEVGRILGAPEPAAELVREQRSLLAEVSRARPGTTALWWSSGEDTPYVGGGIGAPQMVLDVLGLDNVVGDVDQTWTSLGWEAIVDADPDVIVLVDATWNSARDKIDQLESSPATAELSAVRRQRYLVVPFPAAEAGVRSVPAAIDLSGQLGELGLLEPTQR, from the coding sequence ATGTCGCAAGCACCGTCGCAATTCTCGTCGTCAGCCCCGTCCCATGTCCTGTGCCCGCGCCGTCGTACCTCGACCGCCCTGGCCGCCCTCGCCGCCCTCGGGCTGGCGCTCGTCCTGGCCGGCTGTGGCGGTGGCTCCGACGACGCGGCGGGCAAGCCCGAGGAGGGCTCGGCGAGCGCCGTGGCGGGCTACCCGGTCACGGTGCGCAACTGCGGCACCGAGGTCACCTTCGACGAGCCCCCGCAGCGCGTGGTCACCATCAAGTCCACCTCCACCGAGCTGCTGCTGGCCCTCGGCCTGGGGGAGCGGATCGTGGGCCAGGCCTTCGGGGACGGACCGGTGCCCGAGCAGTGGGCCGAGGAGGCCGCGGGCATCCCCACGATCTCCGACGAGGCGCCCAGCCAGGAGGTGGTCCTCGAGCACGAGCCCGACCTGGTGCTGGCTGGCTGGGAGAGCAACCTGGCCGCCGACACGGCGGGCGAGCGGGACCAGCTGGCCCGCCTAGGCGTCCACACCTACGTCTCCCCGGCCGCGTGCCAGGCGCCCCAGGACCAGCCGGACCGGATGACCTTCGACCTGCTGTTCGACCAGTTCCAGGAGGTGGGCCGGATCCTCGGCGCACCCGAGCCGGCCGCCGAGCTGGTGCGCGAGCAGCGGTCCCTGCTGGCCGAGGTCTCCCGCGCGAGGCCCGGCACCACGGCGCTGTGGTGGTCCTCGGGCGAGGACACGCCGTACGTCGGCGGCGGGATCGGCGCTCCCCAGATGGTCCTGGACGTCCTCGGCCTGGACAACGTCGTGGGCGACGTGGACCAGACCTGGACCTCCCTGGGCTGGGAGGCGATCGTCGACGCCGACCCCGACGTGATCGTGCTCGTGGACGCCACCTGGAACTCGGCCAGGGACAAGATCGACCAGCTGGAGTCCAGCCCCGCCACCGCCGAGCTGTCCGCGGTGCGCCGGCAGCGCTACCTGGTGGTGCCGTTCCCCGCCGCGGAGGCCGGGGTCCGCTCCGTGCCGGCCGCCATCGACCTGTCCGGCCAGCTGGGCGAGCTGGGCCTGCTCGAGCCGACCCAGCGGTGA
- a CDS encoding putative F420-0 ABC transporter permease subunit, producing MTPVPAPTTRTGPVPEAPARTEPRTPRPPRRRPHPGQLGLPVLLLALVLVLVLSIGLAVTIGPADLTLREVWGAVGERLGLGESGVTALRAGIVWELRLPRVLTAAAVGAGLALSGAVMQALTRNPLADPYLLGLSSGASTGAVLVLLLGMSVMLPVAAFCGALIALAATLGLARSLGEITPSRTVLAGLAVSSFAAAVTSMLIFWNARGDSFRQVLSWMLGSLAGADWPAVAITWGVLLAVGIPVLVHGRVLDAFAFGDSAAASLGVDVGRTRWLLLGGSALVTGAMVSVSGAIGFVGLVLPNAVRLVVGSRHRRLLPLTVLLGAIFMIWVDTVARTLFDPREVPVGIITVLIGAPVFVLVLIGHRGRA from the coding sequence ATGACTCCGGTGCCGGCCCCGACCACCCGGACCGGACCCGTGCCCGAGGCGCCGGCCCGGACGGAGCCACGGACCCCGCGGCCACCACGGCGGCGTCCCCACCCGGGGCAGCTCGGCCTCCCGGTCCTGCTGCTGGCCCTGGTGCTCGTGCTGGTGCTCTCCATCGGCCTGGCCGTCACCATCGGCCCCGCGGACCTGACGCTGCGCGAGGTCTGGGGCGCCGTCGGGGAACGGCTGGGCCTGGGCGAGAGCGGAGTGACCGCTCTGCGCGCCGGGATCGTGTGGGAGCTGCGGCTGCCGCGCGTGCTGACCGCGGCCGCGGTGGGCGCCGGCCTGGCGCTGAGCGGGGCGGTGATGCAGGCGCTGACCCGGAACCCGCTGGCCGACCCCTACCTGCTCGGGCTCTCCTCCGGGGCCTCCACCGGCGCCGTCCTGGTGCTGCTGCTCGGCATGTCGGTGATGCTGCCGGTGGCCGCGTTCTGCGGTGCGCTGATCGCCCTGGCCGCGACGCTGGGCCTGGCCCGCTCGCTCGGCGAGATCACCCCGAGCCGGACGGTCCTCGCCGGGCTGGCGGTCTCCTCCTTCGCGGCAGCCGTCACCTCGATGCTGATCTTCTGGAACGCCCGTGGGGACTCCTTCCGCCAGGTGCTCAGCTGGATGCTGGGGTCGCTGGCCGGTGCCGACTGGCCGGCCGTGGCGATCACCTGGGGGGTGCTGCTGGCGGTCGGGATCCCGGTGCTGGTGCACGGCCGGGTGCTGGACGCCTTCGCGTTCGGCGACTCCGCCGCCGCCTCGCTCGGGGTGGACGTCGGCCGGACCCGGTGGCTGCTGCTCGGCGGCTCCGCGCTGGTCACCGGGGCGATGGTCTCGGTGAGCGGGGCCATCGGCTTCGTCGGCCTGGTGCTGCCGAACGCCGTACGGCTGGTGGTCGGCTCCCGGCACCGGCGGCTGCTGCCGCTGACCGTGCTGCTGGGCGCCATCTTCATGATCTGGGTCGACACGGTCGCGCGCACCCTGTTCGACCCGCGCGAGGTCCCCGTCGGCATCATCACGGTGCTGATCGGGGCGCCGGTCTTCGTGCTGGTCCTGATCGGCCACCGGGGGCGGGCATGA